The DNA window ATATATTCAATATTATTATGTACTACAGATTCTGTAATAAGATCTCGAGTAGTTCCGGGTACAGAACTAGTAATCATTCTATCATATTTTAATAATTTATTTAAAATAGTAGATTTACCAACATTCGGTTTACCAATTAAACAAATCTTTATTTTTATATTAGAATTAACATTTTTATTACATATACATTGTACTTTATATAAATTTTTACAATTTATTGTTTTCCAAAAACAATATATTTTTTTTAAAAAACCAGATATACCAATATGGTGAGTAATAGATATTTTGTAAATATTTTTAATTCCAAAATTAAAAAAATCAATTATTTTATCATATGTATTAATTCGATCAATTTTATTAATTAAGAGAATCACTGGTTTATTTGATTTTCTTATTTTCTGTAAAATAAAATAATCTGATTCTGTAATACCAGTATACGCATCGACAATAAAAATTATAAAATTTGATTGTTGTATTGCTATTTTTGTTTTTTGATATGATTGTATATCAATATTTTTTTTTTTTATTCTTTTATATAAAAAATCGATACCAGCCGTATCAATAATACAAAATTTATATTTTTTAATTAAAAAATATCCATAATTAAGATCACGGGTAGTTTTACTGATATTACTAATTAAAGCACAATTTGATCTTACTAATAAATTAAATAAACTAGATTTACCAACATTTGGTTTACCTATTAAAGCAATTTTAGGAATCATGCTAAAATTCTCTTTTTATTAAAATATATTTTATTATATTTTTCAAATAATTTTTTCCACGAACTATCTTGTATCGAAGCTATAATATTTATAGCTTTAGAAAATTTATTTTGCTTAATATATAATTTTAATAAATTTAATTTAATTAAAAATAATAAATTTTCTTCTGAATTTACTAATAGCAATTTTTTTAATATACGTGTAGATTCTATATATTTTTTTTTTAAAAATAGCTGTTTAGATAAATTAATTCCTACTAAAGTAGTATAAATACTATTTCTTCTTTTCAA is part of the Buchnera aphidicola (Cinara cuneomaculata) genome and encodes:
- the der gene encoding ribosome biogenesis GTPase Der, which produces MIPKIALIGKPNVGKSSLFNLLVRSNCALISNISKTTRDLNYGYFLIKKYKFCIIDTAGIDFLYKRIKKKNIDIQSYQKTKIAIQQSNFIIFIVDAYTGITESDYFILQKIRKSNKPVILLINKIDRINTYDKIIDFFNFGIKNIYKISITHHIGISGFLKKIYCFWKTINCKNLYKVQCICNKNVNSNIKIKICLIGKPNVGKSTILNKLLKYDRMITSSVPGTTRDLITESVVHNNIEYIFTDTAGIQKKNKKKTFIEYISEKKSVDVIKFNQIVIVVIDAYIGICSRDLSIINIIVNSGYPFFILFNKWDLISFNKKKIMKSIIFNRLKFIKNIIILYISALREIGLKRIFRQINLIYKESLKNFSASYLTNIINKATKNHPLSTGVTGKVIRLKYAHCVQKNPILIVVHGTRTQYITSTYKKYLMRFLQKELHIPNTPIKIFFKNNINPYINN
- a CDS encoding tetratricopeptide repeat protein codes for the protein MYKKNINNNVIVKDFIRITKNLNKKNKDIINNKILFLKRRNSIYTTLVGINLSKQLFLKKKYIESTRILKKLLLVNSEENLLFLIKLNLLKLYIKQNKFSKAINIIASIQDSSWKKLFEKYNKIYFNKKRILA